A stretch of the Oceanicola sp. D3 genome encodes the following:
- a CDS encoding D-alanyl-D-alanine carboxypeptidase family protein, which produces MGISLRANAAPYAAMVIDARTGEVLHSRNADTRLHPASLTKMMTLYVAFQAVEHGELSLDSKILISKKAAAEPPSKIGLKAGQRVALRYLIRAASVKSANDAATAIGEGISGSEAAFARRMNRTAAALGMSRTTFKNAHGLTESGHLSTASDMTKLGRHLFYDYPDYYNLFSRMSTSTMGKTVNNTNRRLLSAYKGADGIKTGYTRAAGFNLVASAERGNERIIATVFGGRSSASRNAKVAELLDLGFRRAPSRVAVRKPAKPAYTPNDNGPAPVMTAALESPTPAPKTGDGIYKGKTIRLQRAVAKSLRPRRRPGSEPAAPSTDVTDELLLAALSEEIDSAVAAVVSETDVDPKAEAAKLASITPATTLETEEQVAEALAELKEEPAAEEKTAKLTLASVSPVARPTLDDEPGEVRGSAGDLEMAVAEEPGTFTAAGGPAISPSLLPKPRPVRSARPAPEGVQLASAEAAPAAVAAAPARVQPEEPVVITRASTSGGKLWAISLGKYPSRFSAEKVLLKTALKEMETLDGSLRKVNNRKGGFEAIFVGLSADKAKLACARLEARGTTCTALEPGQG; this is translated from the coding sequence GCGTCTCTGACCAAGATGATGACGCTCTATGTCGCCTTTCAGGCGGTCGAGCATGGCGAGCTTTCGCTTGATTCCAAGATACTCATCTCCAAGAAGGCCGCCGCTGAGCCGCCGTCGAAGATTGGGCTCAAGGCTGGTCAGCGCGTGGCCCTGCGCTATCTGATCCGCGCAGCGTCAGTGAAATCGGCGAATGATGCCGCCACCGCCATCGGTGAGGGAATCTCTGGTTCCGAGGCGGCTTTCGCCCGCCGGATGAACCGCACCGCCGCTGCGCTCGGCATGTCTCGGACAACCTTCAAAAACGCGCATGGTCTCACGGAGTCGGGCCACCTTTCGACCGCGTCCGACATGACCAAGCTGGGCCGTCACCTGTTTTATGACTATCCGGACTACTACAACCTGTTCTCGCGCATGAGCACCTCGACCATGGGCAAGACGGTGAACAACACCAACCGTCGCCTGCTCTCCGCCTACAAAGGGGCCGATGGGATCAAGACGGGCTACACCCGCGCTGCCGGGTTCAACCTCGTCGCCTCCGCCGAGCGCGGCAACGAGCGCATCATCGCTACCGTCTTCGGTGGGCGCAGCTCTGCCTCACGCAATGCCAAGGTGGCGGAACTGCTCGATCTTGGCTTTCGCCGTGCCCCCTCGCGCGTGGCGGTTCGCAAGCCAGCCAAGCCTGCCTACACACCCAATGACAACGGCCCCGCGCCGGTGATGACGGCCGCGCTGGAGTCGCCCACGCCAGCACCCAAAACGGGCGATGGCATCTACAAGGGCAAGACGATTCGTCTGCAACGTGCCGTTGCGAAATCCCTCCGGCCACGCCGTCGTCCGGGGTCTGAGCCCGCTGCGCCGTCGACAGATGTCACTGACGAGCTTCTGCTCGCCGCGCTGTCCGAAGAGATCGATTCTGCCGTCGCCGCTGTCGTTAGCGAAACCGATGTCGATCCGAAGGCGGAGGCAGCAAAGCTTGCAAGCATCACACCGGCGACAACTCTTGAAACAGAGGAACAAGTGGCCGAGGCACTTGCCGAGCTGAAGGAAGAGCCGGCGGCTGAAGAAAAGACCGCAAAGCTCACTCTCGCCTCTGTCAGCCCCGTTGCTCGCCCCACGCTCGATGACGAGCCGGGCGAGGTGCGTGGCTCTGCTGGCGATCTGGAAATGGCCGTGGCGGAAGAACCGGGCACCTTCACCGCCGCTGGTGGACCCGCCATTTCGCCCTCTCTGCTGCCCAAGCCGCGCCCGGTTCGCAGCGCGCGCCCGGCGCCTGAGGGCGTTCAACTGGCGTCAGCCGAGGCAGCCCCAGCCGCAGTGGCCGCAGCCCCGGCCCGTGTTCAGCCGGAAGAGCCTGTTGTCATTACCCGCGCTTCCACCTCGGGCGGCAAGCTCTGGGCGATCTCGCTGGGCAAGTATCCGTCGCGCTTCTCCGCCGAGAAGGTGCTGCTGAAGACGGCCTTGAAAGAGATGGAAACGCTCGACGGTTCGCTGCGCAAGGTGAACAACCGCAAGGGTGGCTTCGAGGCGATTTTCGTCGGCCTCTCCGCCGACAAGGCGAAGCTTGCCTGTGCCCGCCTCGAGGCGCGCGGCACCACCTGCACCGCGCTCGAGCCCGGCCAGGGCTGA
- the ccoS gene encoding cbb3-type cytochrome oxidase assembly protein CcoS, translated as MEILVYLIPISLILGGLGLGAFWWAVKSRQFDDPEGDSRRILSDEWDDQPKP; from the coding sequence ATGGAAATTCTCGTCTACCTCATCCCGATCTCGCTGATCCTCGGCGGCCTCGGCCTCGGCGCCTTCTGGTGGGCGGTGAAGAGCCGCCAGTTCGACGACCCGGAGGGCGACAGCCGCCGCATCCTCTCGGACGAGTGGGACGACCAGCCGAAGCCGTAG